From Lagenorhynchus albirostris chromosome 15, mLagAlb1.1, whole genome shotgun sequence, one genomic window encodes:
- the SNRNP25 gene encoding U11/U12 small nuclear ribonucleoprotein 25 kDa protein isoform X2, whose translation MRAAPRSRGRLGSLEEAGAAARREPQEDEEDEEEALPHSEAVDVFQEGLAMVVQDPLLCDLPIQVTLEEVNSQIALEYGQAMTVRVCKMDGEVMRPMCGGRTT comes from the exons ATGCGTGCCGCACCACGGTCGCGCGGCCGGCTAGGCAGCCTGGAGGAGGCGGGGGCCGCGGCGCGGCGGGAGCCGCaggaggacgaggaggacgaggaggaggcgCTGCCGCACTCCGAGGCGGTGGACGTGTTCCAGGAGGGTCTGGCCATGGTAGTGCAGGACCCGCTGCTCTGCGACCTTCCGATCCAG GTTACTTTGGAAGAGGTCAATTCCCAAATAGCACTAGAATACGGCCAAGCAATGACAGTCCGAGTGTGCAAGATGGATGGAGAAGTTATGC GTCCTATGTGTGGAGGACGTACCACCTGA
- the SNRNP25 gene encoding U11/U12 small nuclear ribonucleoprotein 25 kDa protein isoform X1 codes for MVVQDPLLCDLPIQVTLEEVNSQIALEYGQAMTVRVCKMDGEVMPVVVVQNATVLDLKKAIQRYVQLRQEREGGIQHISWSYVWRTYHLTSAGEKLAEDQRKLRDYGIRNRDEVSFIKKLRQK; via the exons ATGGTAGTGCAGGACCCGCTGCTCTGCGACCTTCCGATCCAG GTTACTTTGGAAGAGGTCAATTCCCAAATAGCACTAGAATACGGCCAAGCAATGACAGTCCGAGTGTGCAAGATGGATGGAGAAGTTATGC CTGTGGTTGTAGTCCAGAACGCCACAGTCCTGGACCTGAAGAAGGCCATCCAGAGATACGTGCAGCTCAGGCAGGAGCGCGAAGGGGGCATTCAGCACATCAGCTG GTCCTATGTGTGGAGGACGTACCACCTGACCTCTGCAGGAGAGAAGCTCGCAGAGGACCAGAGGAAGCTCCGAGA TTATGGTATCCGGAATCGGGATGAGGTGTCCTTCATCAAAAAGCTGAGACAAAAGTGA